A stretch of the Acidimicrobiales bacterium genome encodes the following:
- a CDS encoding zinc-binding dehydrogenase produces MRAVRVLRHGAPSEVIEVQEIPVPDVDAGGVRVAVAAAALNFGDIARCRGGVASVMAQPPFTLGMEVCGVVEAAGAGAEQWLGRRVVAMCNQSFGGMADSALAPINGVFEAPPELDDVAAGAFLLPFHTTYLALHTRARLQPGETVLVVGGASALGTAAIQLATAAGGRVIAVAGGTEKVALCEKLGAEAAIDHTAEDVFDRVMALTADRGADVVVDFVGGTGTEALWTCVAYEGRYVPVGFNDDAESGFTGRPLRKVSMGNFSVVGVLLSYNPESRVMRQFGVVPNPPERGAEVHAALRRLVTEGAIRPYIGRRISLGQVAGALEDHAARRTTGRTVVDLSLPA; encoded by the coding sequence GTGAGAGCGGTGCGGGTCCTTCGGCACGGCGCGCCGAGCGAGGTCATCGAGGTCCAGGAGATCCCGGTACCCGATGTCGACGCCGGCGGGGTGCGGGTCGCCGTGGCGGCGGCGGCGCTCAACTTCGGGGACATCGCCCGGTGCCGGGGGGGTGTGGCCAGCGTCATGGCCCAGCCGCCGTTCACCCTCGGCATGGAGGTCTGCGGCGTGGTGGAGGCGGCGGGGGCCGGCGCCGAGCAGTGGCTGGGCCGGCGCGTGGTGGCCATGTGCAACCAGTCCTTCGGCGGGATGGCCGACAGCGCCCTGGCCCCGATCAACGGGGTGTTCGAGGCCCCGCCGGAGCTGGACGACGTCGCGGCCGGGGCGTTCCTGCTCCCGTTCCACACCACCTATCTGGCTCTCCACACGCGCGCCCGGCTGCAGCCGGGCGAGACGGTGCTGGTGGTGGGAGGCGCCAGCGCCCTGGGTACGGCCGCCATCCAGCTCGCCACCGCGGCGGGGGGCCGGGTCATCGCCGTGGCGGGAGGCACGGAGAAGGTGGCCCTGTGCGAGAAGCTGGGCGCGGAGGCGGCCATCGACCACACAGCCGAGGACGTGTTCGACCGGGTGATGGCCCTGACGGCTGACAGGGGCGCCGACGTGGTGGTGGACTTCGTCGGCGGCACCGGCACGGAGGCCCTGTGGACGTGTGTGGCCTACGAGGGCCGCTACGTCCCGGTCGGGTTCAACGACGACGCCGAATCCGGGTTCACCGGGCGCCCGCTGCGCAAGGTCTCCATGGGCAACTTCTCGGTGGTGGGGGTCCTGCTCTCCTACAACCCGGAGTCGCGGGTCATGCGGCAGTTCGGGGTGGTCCCGAACCCCCCGGAGCGGGGTGCGGAGGTTCACGCCGCTCTGCGCCGGTTGGTGACCGAGGGCGCCATCCGGCCCTACATCGGACGGCGCATCAGTCTGGGCCAGGTGGCCGGCGCCCTCGAGGACCACGCCGCCCGGCGCACCACCGGGCGCACCGTGGTCGACCTCTCGCTTCCGGCCTGA
- a CDS encoding sulfotransferase yields MVPTDLLAAATEQTGLEDFGSGTFREGLDVYCQSVRSEARLNEVGEMAVSATVVSSLANRLKVVDWAGRHPDVAGEPIEAPLVVIGMFRAGTTLLSNLLDQDPANRALLRWEAADSVPPPGPADHRSGPRVDAARAGAAMLEHLNPMVPVVHHEEVDGPTECIAVMNQEFKSMALEAISNVPTYGRWLLGIDQRSAYEYHRLVLQVLQNGGVRGRWTLKSPHHATALEALTAVYPDATLVLLHRDPVILCASVCSLIYTLSSTFSDADHRAYIARHWTDMLETSIERVEAFRHAHPEHPILDVQYDDLVNSPVDTVAGIYRAAGDTLADEAAAAMQSYVAANRKGRFGEHRYDLADFGLDRDEVAERFSGYVDRYAIATRV; encoded by the coding sequence ATGGTCCCGACCGACCTTCTGGCCGCCGCGACCGAGCAGACCGGGCTCGAGGACTTCGGGAGCGGGACGTTCCGTGAGGGTCTGGACGTCTACTGCCAGTCGGTGCGATCGGAGGCCCGGCTCAACGAAGTGGGGGAGATGGCGGTGAGCGCCACCGTCGTCTCCAGCCTGGCCAACCGGCTGAAGGTCGTGGACTGGGCGGGGCGCCATCCCGACGTGGCCGGGGAGCCGATCGAGGCCCCCCTCGTCGTGATCGGCATGTTCCGGGCCGGCACCACCCTGCTCAGCAACCTGCTCGACCAGGATCCCGCCAACCGGGCCCTGCTCCGCTGGGAGGCGGCCGACAGCGTCCCGCCCCCGGGGCCGGCCGATCACCGCTCGGGACCGCGCGTCGACGCCGCCCGCGCCGGCGCGGCGATGCTCGAGCACCTCAATCCCATGGTCCCGGTCGTCCACCACGAGGAGGTCGACGGCCCGACCGAATGCATCGCGGTGATGAATCAGGAGTTCAAGAGCATGGCCCTGGAGGCCATCAGCAACGTTCCGACCTACGGGCGCTGGCTCCTCGGCATCGACCAGCGCTCGGCCTACGAGTACCACCGCCTGGTCCTCCAGGTGCTGCAGAACGGCGGGGTCCGGGGCCGCTGGACCCTGAAGAGCCCTCACCATGCCACCGCGCTCGAGGCCCTCACCGCCGTGTACCCCGACGCCACGCTGGTCCTGCTGCACCGGGACCCCGTGATCCTGTGCGCCTCCGTATGCAGCCTGATCTACACGCTGTCGAGCACGTTCAGCGACGCCGATCACCGGGCCTACATCGCCCGCCACTGGACCGACATGCTGGAGACGTCGATCGAGCGGGTGGAGGCCTTCCGCCACGCCCACCCCGAGCATCCGATCCTCGATGTGCAGTACGACGACCTGGTGAACTCCCCTGTCGACACGGTGGCGGGCATCTACCGGGCAGCGGGAGACACGCTGGCGGATGAGGCCGCCGCCGCCATGCAGTCGTACGTGGCCGCCAACCGGAAGGGCCGGTTCGGTGAGCACCGCTACGACCTGGCCGACTTCGGCCTGGACCGGGACGAGGTGGCGGAGCGCTTCTCCGGTTACGTCGACCGCTACGCGATAGCGACCCGGGTCTAG
- a CDS encoding DegT/DnrJ/EryC1/StrS family aminotransferase, with the protein MARVHYAASVHDQAEVEAVLEVLNDPQGLWVGRRVNAMERQVATLFGKSGAVMCNSGSSGLYLAVELLGLQPGQEVVTAGLTFSTDVAPLVRAGLVPVLVDVEVDTFNADAGAIEELITPATGAILLPNLIGNTPDWDAVRAIADRHGLRVVEDSCDALGPLLRGTPTGTRSDFTVTSFASSHIITCAGGGGMVMMDDDDARDRALLLRRWGRRSELVFFGSRRRDRTFWEDLDGIHYDNQFIFDELGWNFEPSELGAAFGLEQLKKLPANRARRQRNFELYTEWFSQRAELFEAPRQQEGLDTAWLCYPVLIRPGAGFSRAAVQEYLDGHEVDTRTVWTGNVARQPMLRGVPVRLPESGLPNADAVMERGFLLPCNHGMGDGDVAFVLDQLEGFLKRR; encoded by the coding sequence ATGGCCCGGGTGCACTACGCCGCCAGCGTCCACGACCAGGCCGAGGTCGAGGCCGTCCTCGAGGTGCTCAACGACCCCCAGGGCCTCTGGGTCGGCCGGCGGGTCAACGCCATGGAGCGCCAGGTGGCGACGCTGTTCGGGAAGTCGGGGGCGGTCATGTGCAACTCCGGGTCGTCGGGCCTCTACCTGGCGGTGGAGCTGCTGGGGCTGCAACCGGGCCAGGAGGTCGTCACGGCGGGGCTCACCTTCTCGACCGACGTGGCCCCGCTGGTCCGGGCCGGCCTGGTGCCGGTGCTGGTGGACGTGGAGGTGGACACCTTCAATGCCGACGCCGGCGCCATCGAGGAGCTGATCACACCGGCCACAGGCGCCATCCTGCTGCCGAACCTGATCGGCAACACCCCCGACTGGGACGCGGTGCGTGCCATCGCCGACCGTCACGGTCTCCGGGTGGTCGAGGACTCCTGCGACGCCCTCGGCCCGTTGTTGCGGGGCACCCCCACCGGCACGAGGTCGGACTTCACCGTGACGAGCTTCGCGTCCTCCCACATCATCACGTGCGCAGGCGGTGGCGGCATGGTGATGATGGACGACGACGACGCCCGGGACCGTGCCCTCCTCCTCCGCCGCTGGGGCCGGCGCTCGGAGCTGGTGTTCTTCGGCTCCCGCCGCCGGGACCGCACCTTCTGGGAGGACCTCGACGGCATCCACTACGACAACCAGTTCATCTTCGACGAGCTGGGCTGGAACTTCGAGCCCTCCGAGCTGGGAGCGGCGTTCGGCCTCGAGCAGCTCAAGAAGCTGCCGGCCAACCGGGCCCGGCGCCAGCGGAACTTCGAGCTGTACACGGAGTGGTTCTCGCAGCGCGCCGAGCTCTTCGAGGCCCCGCGGCAGCAGGAAGGCCTGGACACGGCGTGGCTGTGCTACCCGGTCCTGATCCGGCCCGGCGCCGGCTTCTCCCGGGCCGCGGTCCAGGAGTACCTCGACGGACACGAGGTCGATACGCGCACGGTGTGGACCGGCAACGTGGCCCGCCAGCCGATGCTGCGCGGGGTACCGGTGCGCCTCCCCGAATCCGGCCTGCCCAACGCCGACGCCGTGATGGAGCGGGGCTTCCTGCTCCCCTGCAATCACGGCATGGGGGATGGGGACGTGGCCTTCGTACTGGACCAGCTCGAGGGGTTCCTCAAGAGACGGTGA
- a CDS encoding amidohydrolase family protein yields the protein MTYAADRVILDADSHVMELADFLDDFMDPGERDRLRRRGMDALGPVLEEAVRRAERRGADRAAAAEAEDRMMKDKGWMAMGGFDPAERSRVLDLLGFEAQLVFATFATAMFSLPRSPTRYDDPGQLAHDLDLLYAGCRAQNKAMAAFCAGDRRLLPVAYVSLVDPGRAVDAAAEAIAAGCAAVMVPSTAAGERAPTHPDLDGFWELLQRSDIPFVLHVGGGGRLLDRAFHNNAMPVTDHLGGGENIRSKDYLAIYHSPALFLGTLILDGLFDRFPRLRGGCIEQGAGWVVSWMHHLDYARRAFRRTEEPLQRLAAEPSEYVRRHLKFTPFPGEPVGWMAEQAGADLFMFSTDYPHPEGGRDPLAKFEAELDGVSTADRARFYAGNMAELIGPRLTVS from the coding sequence ATGACCTACGCCGCAGACCGGGTGATCCTCGACGCGGACAGCCACGTCATGGAGCTGGCCGACTTCCTGGACGACTTCATGGATCCGGGGGAGCGGGACCGGCTGCGGAGGCGGGGGATGGACGCCCTCGGCCCCGTCCTCGAGGAGGCGGTGCGCCGAGCCGAGCGCCGGGGCGCCGACCGGGCGGCCGCGGCCGAGGCCGAGGACCGCATGATGAAGGACAAGGGCTGGATGGCGATGGGGGGCTTCGACCCGGCCGAGCGCAGCCGGGTGCTCGACCTCCTGGGCTTCGAGGCCCAGCTCGTGTTCGCCACCTTCGCCACGGCCATGTTCAGCCTGCCCCGGAGCCCCACGCGCTACGACGACCCGGGCCAGCTGGCCCACGACCTGGACCTCCTGTACGCCGGGTGCCGGGCCCAGAACAAGGCCATGGCGGCGTTCTGTGCCGGGGACCGCCGTCTTCTCCCCGTCGCCTACGTCTCCCTGGTCGACCCCGGTCGAGCCGTGGACGCGGCCGCCGAGGCCATAGCCGCCGGCTGCGCCGCGGTCATGGTTCCCTCCACCGCCGCCGGGGAGCGGGCCCCGACCCATCCGGATCTCGACGGGTTCTGGGAACTCTTGCAGCGCTCGGACATCCCGTTCGTCCTGCACGTCGGAGGGGGTGGGCGGCTCCTCGACCGGGCCTTCCACAACAACGCCATGCCGGTCACCGACCACCTCGGCGGCGGGGAGAACATCCGGTCCAAGGACTACCTGGCCATCTACCACTCTCCGGCCCTGTTCCTCGGCACGCTGATCCTCGACGGGCTGTTCGACCGCTTCCCTCGGCTCCGGGGTGGCTGCATCGAGCAGGGGGCGGGCTGGGTGGTCTCCTGGATGCACCACCTCGACTACGCGCGGCGCGCCTTCCGCCGGACCGAGGAGCCCCTCCAGCGCCTGGCCGCCGAGCCCTCCGAATACGTCCGGCGGCACCTCAAGTTCACCCCGTTCCCCGGGGAGCCGGTGGGCTGGATGGCCGAGCAGGCCGGGGCCGACCTGTTCATGTTCTCGACCGACTACCCGCACCCGGAGGGCGGCCGGGACCCGCTGGCCAAGTTCGAGGCCGAGCTCGACGGTGTGTCGACCGCCGACCGGGCCCGGTTCTACGCCGGGAACATGGCCGAGCTGATCGGACCCCGCCTCACCGTCTCTTGA